From Novosphingobium resinovorum, the proteins below share one genomic window:
- a CDS encoding LLM class flavin-dependent oxidoreductase, with product MTGRLEFSYLYDFRNPAPWRRPPEALYAEILDVVAETEALGFDGAFVPEHHLAEDGYMSSPLVALAAMAARTRRMRLGTGIALAPLYEPLRFAQDCAVLDSLSGGRLQLGLAIGYRAREYAAHGLDFTKRGARFDEFLEIVRRLWSGETVDFEGRFFTLHGAKAGPLSSRGHIPLYIGGFAPKAMERVARHGLGYFGNPEIWPLYREKLEAAGKDPADARIWIQGLMLVVAEDKAAALEELAPHFHHVNNSYGAWMNEDRAIGLDGPTIQPMSLDAFKASGILQILTPSEAVAYFHRLLEKAPVEQFTMMMPPGLPAERFLAYAGLFAREVLPHFQ from the coding sequence ATGACCGGCAGGCTGGAATTCAGCTACCTCTACGATTTCCGCAATCCGGCCCCGTGGCGCCGTCCGCCCGAAGCGCTCTACGCCGAAATCCTCGACGTGGTCGCGGAAACCGAAGCGTTGGGCTTCGACGGCGCCTTCGTGCCCGAGCACCATCTCGCCGAGGACGGCTACATGTCCTCGCCGCTGGTGGCGCTCGCCGCGATGGCTGCACGCACGCGGCGGATGCGGCTGGGCACCGGCATCGCGCTTGCCCCTCTCTACGAGCCGCTGCGGTTCGCACAGGACTGCGCGGTGCTCGACAGTCTGTCCGGCGGACGGCTGCAACTGGGGCTCGCGATCGGCTATCGTGCGCGGGAGTACGCGGCGCACGGGCTGGATTTCACCAAGCGCGGCGCCCGGTTCGACGAATTCCTGGAGATCGTGCGCCGCCTTTGGTCCGGCGAGACGGTAGACTTCGAAGGCCGCTTCTTCACTCTTCACGGCGCCAAGGCCGGGCCGCTCTCAAGCCGGGGGCATATCCCGCTCTACATCGGCGGCTTCGCGCCCAAGGCGATGGAGCGGGTTGCGCGGCACGGCCTTGGCTACTTCGGCAATCCCGAGATCTGGCCGCTCTACCGCGAGAAACTGGAAGCGGCGGGCAAGGACCCAGCCGATGCACGCATCTGGATACAGGGCCTGATGCTGGTCGTCGCCGAGGACAAGGCGGCGGCGCTGGAGGAACTGGCGCCCCATTTTCACCACGTCAACAACAGCTACGGCGCCTGGATGAACGAGGATAGGGCGATTGGCCTGGACGGTCCGACGATCCAGCCGATGAGCCTCGATGCCTTCAAGGCCAGCGGCATCCTGCAGATCCTGACCCCGTCCGAGGCGGTCGCCTACTTCCACCGCCTGCTGGAAAAGGCCCCAGTCGAGCAATTCACGATGATGATGCCGCCCGGCCTTCCGGCGGAGCGCTTCCTCGCTTATGCGGGGCTCTTCGCGCGGGAGGTGCTCCCGCATTTCCAGTGA
- a CDS encoding IclR family transcriptional regulator, producing MIEDAEKDGERRGGSPQSVTRVIRLLEALCVSSEPVSLADLSRRLKTPKSSLAALLRGLADEDLVVAADGVWRLGPGAFGLGSALTEARRRLQSSDLVRDGMRRLAARSGETVLLAVGDHDGDMVTYVDLVESRNVVRYSVSIGDRRPLYATAAGRVLLSMCSPSAVDAYLKRVTLTRLAPGTEIDPAALALAVEQARAKGCAQTVDQAAEGVTGTACVVRDAAGGVVGALVAAAPSARAAGRLEELVRLVRDEAAAISRSLGFR from the coding sequence GTGATCGAGGATGCGGAGAAGGACGGCGAGCGCCGGGGCGGGTCGCCGCAGTCGGTCACCCGGGTCATCCGCCTGCTCGAAGCCCTCTGCGTCAGCAGCGAGCCGGTGTCGCTGGCCGATCTCAGCCGCCGTCTGAAGACCCCGAAGAGCAGTCTTGCGGCGCTGCTGCGCGGGCTGGCGGACGAGGATCTCGTCGTCGCGGCCGATGGCGTCTGGCGGCTCGGTCCGGGCGCTTTCGGCCTCGGCAGCGCGCTGACCGAGGCGCGGCGGCGGCTGCAAAGCTCCGACCTCGTGCGCGACGGGATGCGGCGGCTGGCCGCGCGCAGCGGGGAGACCGTGCTGCTGGCAGTGGGCGACCATGACGGCGACATGGTCACGTACGTGGACCTCGTGGAGAGCCGCAACGTGGTGCGCTATTCGGTCTCGATCGGGGACAGGCGGCCGCTCTACGCGACGGCGGCGGGGCGGGTGCTCCTGTCCATGTGTTCGCCCTCGGCGGTCGATGCCTACCTCAAGCGCGTGACGCTGACGCGGCTGGCGCCGGGGACCGAGATCGACCCCGCCGCGCTGGCGCTGGCAGTCGAGCAGGCCCGCGCGAAAGGGTGCGCCCAGACTGTCGATCAGGCGGCCGAGGGCGTCACCGGTACGGCCTGCGTGGTGCGCGATGCGGCGGGCGGGGTCGTCGGCGCGCTGGTTGCCGCCGCGCCCAGCGCGCGCGCGGCGGGGCGGCTTGAAGAACTCGTCCGGTTGGTGCGGGACGAGGCCGCCGCGATCTCGCGCAGTCTGGGGTTCAGGTAG
- a CDS encoding alkylphosphonate utilization protein, with the protein MASDDEDYVYDEDSGEWLPASELTAKRAAADAVEVRDAVGNVLADGDSVTLIKDLDVKGAGQTLKRGTVIPAIRLTGDAQEIDCRYPGIKGLVLRAEFVRKR; encoded by the coding sequence ATGGCAAGCGACGACGAGGATTATGTCTACGACGAGGACAGCGGCGAATGGCTGCCTGCCTCGGAACTGACGGCGAAGCGCGCGGCGGCCGATGCCGTGGAAGTCCGCGACGCGGTCGGCAATGTGCTCGCCGACGGCGATTCGGTGACGCTGATCAAGGACCTCGACGTCAAGGGCGCAGGCCAGACGCTGAAGCGCGGGACGGTGATCCCCGCGATCCGCCTGACCGGCGATGCGCAGGAGATCGACTGCCGCTATCCCGGCATCAAGGGGCTGGTGCTGCGCGCGGAGTTCGTGCGCAAGCGGTGA
- a CDS encoding DUF72 domain-containing protein produces the protein MSVHIGIGGWTYEPWRGLFYPKGLTQSRELAYVGEHLTGTEINATFYRGQSAASFAKWRDAVPGGFRFALKGSRYCTNRKDLSEAGESVARFMAQGLVELGDKLGPINWQLAATKKFDAAEIAAFLALLPASHEGLTVRHAIEARHESFDDSAFFDLCRKAGVAVALADSPKYAVLDATDCAPFVYARLQNAQSELEQGYPDEDLDTWAKRVGDWTGQGREAFVFFINGAKERAPAAAMKLIEKVGR, from the coding sequence ATGAGTGTTCATATCGGCATTGGCGGCTGGACTTACGAGCCATGGCGCGGGCTGTTCTATCCCAAGGGCCTCACCCAGTCGCGCGAACTGGCCTACGTCGGCGAGCACCTGACCGGCACCGAGATCAACGCCACCTTCTATCGCGGCCAGAGCGCCGCCAGCTTTGCCAAGTGGCGCGACGCGGTGCCCGGCGGCTTCCGCTTCGCGCTCAAGGGCAGCCGGTACTGCACCAACCGCAAGGACTTGTCCGAGGCGGGCGAGAGCGTGGCGCGGTTCATGGCGCAGGGGCTGGTCGAACTGGGCGACAAGCTCGGCCCGATCAACTGGCAGCTTGCCGCCACCAAGAAGTTCGATGCGGCCGAGATCGCCGCCTTCCTCGCCCTGCTGCCCGCCAGCCACGAGGGCCTGACGGTGCGCCACGCGATCGAGGCAAGGCACGAGAGTTTCGACGATTCGGCCTTCTTCGACTTGTGCCGCAAGGCCGGGGTAGCGGTGGCGCTGGCCGATTCGCCCAAATATGCAGTGCTGGATGCGACGGACTGCGCTCCGTTCGTCTACGCCCGCCTGCAGAACGCGCAAAGCGAACTGGAACAGGGCTATCCGGACGAAGACCTCGACACATGGGCAAAGCGTGTCGGCGACTGGACCGGACAAGGCCGCGAAGCATTTGTCTTTTTCATCAATGGCGCGAAGGAGCGGGCGCCTGCTGCGGCAATGAAGCTGATCGAGAAAGTCGGGCGCTGA
- a CDS encoding YciI-like protein, which yields MNHYLLIYHLAPGYLERRAEFRAAHLDLAWQAAERGELLLGGAVEDPLDTAMLLFAGEGPEAAEAFAEADPYVTEGLVERWNVRRWVTVVGKEASAPVRP from the coding sequence ATGAACCACTACCTGCTGATCTATCACCTCGCGCCCGGTTACCTCGAGCGCCGGGCCGAATTTCGCGCCGCGCATCTGGACCTCGCATGGCAGGCGGCCGAGCGCGGCGAACTGTTGCTTGGCGGCGCGGTCGAGGATCCGCTCGATACGGCGATGCTGCTGTTCGCCGGCGAGGGGCCGGAAGCTGCGGAGGCTTTCGCCGAGGCCGACCCTTATGTGACCGAGGGCTTGGTCGAGCGCTGGAACGTCCGGCGCTGGGTGACCGTCGTGGGCAAAGAGGCTTCGGCTCCGGTGAGGCCGTGA
- a CDS encoding DUF4440 domain-containing protein translates to MSELAIRSRRAAFNRAIADGDAAAIGPMLARDCVMVTGTDSAVIAGRMAQVKVWRREFGHSGRMVYVRTSESVAISSAEPIAMEHGRWYGTQGGSEIPGASGTYAAKWREVAGEWVIEAEIFVTFS, encoded by the coding sequence GTGAGCGAACTGGCGATCCGCAGCCGCCGAGCCGCCTTCAACAGGGCCATTGCGGACGGCGATGCGGCGGCGATCGGGCCAATGCTGGCGCGCGACTGCGTCATGGTTACCGGCACCGACAGCGCCGTGATCGCGGGCCGGATGGCGCAAGTGAAAGTCTGGCGGCGTGAGTTCGGCCATTCCGGGCGGATGGTCTATGTTCGCACGTCCGAAAGCGTGGCCATTTCTTCCGCCGAGCCGATCGCCATGGAGCACGGACGCTGGTACGGAACGCAAGGTGGTTCGGAAATTCCCGGAGCCTCGGGCACTTACGCCGCCAAGTGGCGCGAAGTGGCGGGAGAATGGGTAATCGAAGCCGAAATCTTCGTGACGTTTTCGTGA
- a CDS encoding COG3650 family protein translates to MSSIRPYRASALLAIFAVAACHSASDGLPGDPADHRPWNGIAVTETVHFVGTEPFWGGQVASSRLTYTTPDNAEGETVPVTRFAGRGGVSFSGKLSGGAATLAVTPSVCSDGMSDTRYPFTITLQIGEETRQGCGWTDRSPRTGSN, encoded by the coding sequence ATGTCGAGCATCAGACCGTACCGGGCGAGCGCACTGCTGGCCATTTTCGCAGTTGCAGCATGTCATTCCGCTTCGGACGGGTTGCCCGGTGATCCTGCCGATCATCGGCCGTGGAACGGCATCGCCGTCACGGAGACCGTGCACTTCGTCGGTACGGAGCCGTTCTGGGGCGGGCAGGTCGCGTCCTCGCGCCTGACGTATACAACCCCGGATAATGCCGAAGGCGAAACAGTGCCGGTCACCCGCTTCGCCGGTCGCGGCGGGGTTTCGTTCAGCGGAAAGCTGTCGGGCGGTGCGGCGACGCTGGCGGTCACGCCGTCGGTCTGCAGCGACGGCATGTCGGACACGCGCTATCCCTTTACCATCACCTTGCAGATCGGCGAGGAAACGCGGCAGGGCTGCGGCTGGACCGACCGCAGCCCGCGCACGGGCAGCAATTAG
- a CDS encoding OsmC family protein, translating into MTTNTASARYVGLGKDGKGSITTRSGVLSDQPYGFGTRFEGQPGTNPEELIAAAHAACFTMATSFALARAGHAEGTLDTQCTVTLDKDGDGFSVTKSALTLTASIPGITPEDFASIADEAKAGCPISKLLNCEITLEKSLGD; encoded by the coding sequence ATGACCACCAATACCGCTTCCGCCCGTTATGTCGGTCTCGGCAAGGACGGCAAGGGCTCGATCACCACGCGCTCGGGCGTGTTGTCAGACCAGCCCTACGGCTTTGGCACCCGCTTCGAAGGCCAGCCCGGCACCAACCCCGAGGAACTGATCGCCGCCGCGCACGCCGCCTGCTTCACCATGGCGACCAGCTTCGCGCTCGCCCGCGCAGGGCACGCCGAAGGCACCCTCGACACCCAGTGCACGGTCACGCTCGACAAGGACGGCGACGGCTTCTCCGTCACCAAGTCGGCCCTGACTCTCACCGCGTCCATACCCGGCATCACGCCCGAGGACTTCGCCAGCATCGCCGACGAAGCCAAGGCCGGCTGCCCGATCTCCAAGCTCCTGAACTGCGAGATCACGCTCGAAAAGTCGCTCGGCGACTAA
- a CDS encoding glycosyltransferase family 4 protein: protein MDTADLRIALFSGNYNYVRDGANQALNRLVGYLLRQGAQVRVYAPTVAEPAFEPTGDLISVRSFAIPGRPEYRVPFSISGKARRDLAKFAPNVVHVSSPDPVGHQAVTWARNRTIPVLSSVHTRFETYLRYYNMAWGEPVVEAILRRFYRRCNALVAPSESMAQLLREQRMNYDVSIWSRGVDHEIFNPGRRDLEWRRSHGIADHEVAIGFLGRLVMEKGLDVFSDTLDELRRKGIAHKVLVIGQGPAREWFEERLPGAAFVGFQGGAELGRAVASMDVLFNPSVTETFGNVTLEAMACGLPVVAAAATGSQSLVDDRVSGRLIPPGAVHQFAEALKGYIEDTELRRAHGAAGVARAGEFSWDRINQAVADTYVRLIRQKARA from the coding sequence ATGGACACCGCAGATCTGCGCATCGCCCTGTTCTCGGGCAACTACAACTACGTCCGCGACGGCGCCAACCAAGCGCTCAATCGTCTCGTCGGCTACCTCCTGCGCCAGGGCGCGCAAGTTCGCGTCTACGCGCCGACCGTGGCCGAGCCCGCGTTCGAGCCGACCGGCGATCTTATCAGCGTGCGTTCCTTCGCGATTCCCGGACGTCCGGAATACCGCGTTCCGTTCTCGATCTCGGGCAAGGCCCGCCGCGACCTCGCGAAGTTCGCGCCGAATGTGGTGCACGTCTCTTCGCCCGACCCGGTCGGCCACCAGGCGGTGACCTGGGCACGCAACCGGACCATTCCGGTGCTGTCCTCGGTCCATACCCGGTTCGAAACCTACCTGCGCTACTACAACATGGCCTGGGGCGAGCCGGTGGTCGAGGCGATCCTGCGCCGCTTCTATCGCCGCTGCAACGCCCTTGTCGCGCCTTCGGAAAGCATGGCGCAGCTCCTGCGCGAGCAGCGCATGAACTACGATGTCTCGATCTGGTCGCGCGGCGTCGATCACGAGATATTCAACCCCGGCCGCCGCGACCTCGAATGGCGCCGCAGCCACGGCATCGCCGACCATGAAGTCGCCATCGGCTTCCTCGGCCGTCTGGTGATGGAAAAGGGGCTAGACGTGTTCTCGGACACGCTCGACGAACTGCGCCGCAAGGGCATCGCCCACAAGGTTCTGGTGATCGGCCAGGGGCCTGCCCGCGAATGGTTCGAGGAACGTCTTCCCGGCGCTGCCTTCGTCGGCTTCCAGGGCGGCGCCGAGCTCGGCCGCGCGGTCGCCTCGATGGACGTGCTGTTCAACCCCTCGGTCACCGAGACTTTCGGCAACGTCACGCTCGAGGCGATGGCCTGCGGGCTGCCCGTCGTCGCAGCGGCCGCCACCGGCAGCCAGAGCCTCGTCGACGACCGCGTCTCGGGCCGCCTGATCCCGCCCGGCGCCGTGCACCAGTTCGCCGAAGCGCTGAAAGGCTATATCGAAGATACCGAACTGCGGCGCGCCCATGGCGCCGCCGGCGTCGCGCGTGCCGGCGAGTTCAGCTGGGACCGCATAAACCAGGCCGTCGCCGATACCTACGTGCGCCTGATCCGCCAGAAGGCGCGCGCCTGA
- a CDS encoding response regulator transcription factor, with protein MTTPSTILLVEDDGALRTLTARALRQSGFNVLTAATGAEMWVTLREATVSLVVLDIMLPGTSGFDLFRRLRRESDVPIIFVSARGSEEDRVLGLELGADDYLAKPFSTRELAARVSAVLRRGGGLDSTSEPVPEMRSADAIRFDGWEVSMARRELRSPSGAIVDLTGAEFDLLSTFLGYPQRVLGRERLMELSRSRIGDSSDRSIDVLVSRLRRKLQAEGSESPIVTVRGVGYMFKAEVIRT; from the coding sequence ATGACAACCCCTTCCACCATTCTGCTCGTCGAGGACGATGGCGCGTTGCGCACCCTGACCGCGCGAGCGTTGCGCCAGAGCGGTTTCAACGTGCTCACCGCCGCCACCGGCGCGGAGATGTGGGTGACCCTGCGCGAGGCGACGGTCAGCCTGGTCGTGCTCGACATCATGCTGCCGGGCACCAGCGGCTTCGACCTGTTCCGCCGCCTGCGCCGCGAAAGCGACGTGCCGATCATCTTCGTCAGTGCGCGCGGCAGCGAGGAAGACCGCGTGCTCGGCCTTGAACTGGGCGCCGACGATTACCTCGCCAAGCCTTTCAGCACCCGCGAACTGGCTGCGCGCGTCAGCGCCGTCCTGCGGCGCGGCGGCGGTCTCGATTCGACCAGCGAGCCGGTGCCCGAGATGCGATCCGCCGATGCGATCCGGTTCGACGGCTGGGAAGTCTCGATGGCGCGGCGCGAACTGCGCTCGCCCAGCGGTGCGATCGTCGATCTGACCGGCGCCGAGTTCGACCTGCTTTCCACCTTCCTGGGATACCCGCAGCGAGTGCTCGGGCGTGAACGCCTGATGGAGCTTTCGCGCTCGCGCATCGGCGACAGTTCGGATCGCTCGATCGACGTGCTCGTCAGCCGCCTGCGCCGCAAGCTGCAGGCCGAGGGCTCCGAATCCCCGATCGTCACCGTTCGCGGTGTTGGCTACATGTTCAAGGCGGAAGTGATCCGCACCTGA
- a CDS encoding ATP-binding protein translates to MAGRFVALFRRMGLPERLLAVLLVVVIIDFVANSFLFERVDSFMLRRDDAERIAENLVLARRTMEHAEAGERDQIAHVLSTDRFQLHWFAPGTRRRGSLGLTNLRAQVVDLQPELAMADLELHLEELPGKGNIGGSIRLSDNSLVKFHTHAKSAWKLTLGRIAGLVLPTLLLFALAWVLVRTTLKPLRTLIGATRHLGSGPPRPVPERGPDELRELIRALNEMQERIHQSLVDRTQTMLAIGHDLKTPLARMRLRLDDESVDPEVRDGLNHDIDEMRMLLDSIQAYVDSDGRSIPAERIDIAVMAETLVDTAADHGADATYSGVSSLEVKVRPVPIRRALSNLIENALHYGGNVRVSVRRDGGAVEITVDDDGPGIPDDRITDALQPFVRLDTARARDTAGMGLGLPIVRKAVRTENGTLDLRNRPEGGLRATIRLPMGTD, encoded by the coding sequence ATGGCAGGCAGGTTCGTCGCCCTGTTCAGGCGGATGGGCCTGCCCGAGCGGCTGCTCGCGGTGCTGCTGGTCGTCGTCATTATCGACTTCGTGGCGAACTCCTTCCTGTTCGAGCGTGTCGATTCCTTCATGCTGCGGCGCGACGATGCCGAGCGCATCGCCGAGAACCTCGTCCTCGCGCGCCGGACGATGGAACATGCCGAGGCGGGCGAGCGCGACCAGATCGCCCACGTCCTCAGTACCGACCGCTTCCAGCTGCACTGGTTCGCACCCGGCACCCGCCGCCGCGGTAGCCTAGGGCTGACCAACCTGCGCGCGCAGGTCGTCGATCTCCAACCCGAACTCGCCATGGCCGATCTCGAGCTTCACCTCGAGGAGCTGCCTGGCAAGGGGAACATCGGCGGTTCGATTCGGCTCTCCGACAACAGCCTCGTGAAGTTCCATACGCATGCGAAGTCGGCGTGGAAGCTGACGCTGGGCCGGATCGCCGGGCTGGTGCTGCCCACGCTGCTGCTCTTCGCGCTTGCCTGGGTGCTGGTGCGCACCACGCTCAAGCCCCTGCGCACCCTGATCGGCGCGACCCGCCATCTCGGCTCCGGTCCGCCGCGTCCGGTGCCCGAACGCGGACCGGACGAGCTGCGCGAACTTATCCGCGCGCTGAACGAGATGCAGGAACGCATCCACCAGTCGCTGGTGGACCGCACCCAGACGATGCTGGCGATCGGACATGATCTCAAGACCCCGCTCGCGCGCATGAGGCTGCGGCTCGACGACGAGAGCGTCGATCCCGAAGTGCGCGACGGCCTGAACCACGACATCGACGAGATGCGCATGCTGCTCGATTCGATCCAGGCTTATGTCGACAGCGACGGCCGCTCGATCCCGGCGGAGCGCATCGACATCGCCGTCATGGCCGAAACACTGGTCGATACCGCTGCCGATCATGGCGCCGACGCGACCTATTCCGGCGTGTCCAGCCTCGAAGTCAAAGTGCGCCCCGTCCCGATCCGCCGCGCCTTGTCGAACCTCATCGAAAACGCGCTGCATTACGGCGGCAATGTTCGCGTCAGCGTGCGCCGGGACGGAGGAGCGGTGGAGATCACCGTCGACGATGACGGGCCCGGCATCCCCGACGATCGCATCACCGACGCGCTCCAGCCTTTCGTCCGCCTCGACACGGCGCGGGCGCGGGACACCGCCGGAATGGGCCTCGGCCTGCCGATCGTGCGCAAGGCCGTGCGCACGGAAAACGGCACGCTGGACTTGCGCAACCGGCCCGAAGGCGGACTGCGGGCGACCATCCGCCTGCCCATGGGTACGGACTGA
- a CDS encoding carbonic anhydrase, which yields MNELIGRVFNFEKTLFPASSELFGKLTTHGQSPKALMISCADSRIVPEQIMQAEPGDLFVCRNAGNIVPPYATLNGGVTSTVEYAVMALGVRDIIVCGHSDCGAMKALSDPTGLEAMPNVAAWLKHGAAAENIVSACHSDLQGKDRVRAITLENIIAQISHLRTHPAVAAGIARGEITLHGWMVDIHAGQVLGLNGDTGEFVPLREDRDLPVALAARSRFATEYAEAAE from the coding sequence GTGAACGAACTGATCGGTCGCGTCTTCAACTTCGAGAAGACCCTCTTCCCCGCCAGCAGCGAGCTGTTCGGCAAGCTGACCACGCACGGCCAGTCGCCCAAGGCGCTGATGATCTCGTGCGCCGATTCGCGCATCGTGCCCGAGCAGATCATGCAGGCCGAGCCCGGCGACCTGTTCGTCTGCCGCAACGCCGGAAACATCGTGCCGCCTTACGCGACGCTCAACGGCGGCGTCACCTCGACCGTCGAATATGCGGTCATGGCGCTCGGCGTGCGCGACATCATCGTCTGCGGCCACTCGGACTGCGGCGCGATGAAGGCGCTGTCCGATCCCACCGGCCTCGAGGCGATGCCGAACGTCGCCGCCTGGCTCAAGCACGGCGCCGCGGCCGAGAACATCGTCAGCGCCTGCCATTCCGACCTTCAGGGCAAGGACCGCGTCCGCGCGATCACGCTGGAGAACATCATCGCCCAGATCAGCCACTTGCGCACGCATCCGGCCGTTGCCGCGGGCATCGCGCGCGGCGAGATAACGCTGCATGGCTGGATGGTCGACATTCACGCCGGTCAGGTCCTTGGCCTAAACGGCGACACCGGCGAGTTCGTGCCGCTGCGCGAAGACCGTGACCTGCCGGTTGCTCTCGCCGCCCGCAGCCGTTTTGCCACCGAATACGCAGAAGCGGCAGAATGA
- a CDS encoding SulP family inorganic anion transporter translates to MTSVSSGVGDGRQGLFSHFGRDFTASIVVFLVAMPLCMGIAIASGVPPERGLVTGIIGGVVVGLLAGSPLQVSGPAAGLAVIVFEFVRENGLEALGPVLLLAGVLQLIAGALRLGGLFRAISPAVVHGMLAGIGALIVIGQFHILFDAKPLSSGLQNLAAMPARVFGLDFTNAAATEMALLIGVLTITVMLAWEKLRPKSMGLVPGALLGVVSATAVAWGMGLDVARIEVPASIASAFSLPTSAAWFAPLSQPALLVAAVAIAFIASAETLLSAAAVDRMHDGVRTHYDKELRAQGIGNFLCGVFGALPMTGVIVRSSANVQAGAKTRLSTIFHGVWILGFVALLPWLLREVPMAALGGVLVVTGWKLVSLKHVTHLFKAHGPLPAAIWAATFVLVVTTDLLTGVLVGLALSVVELLPHYKHLRLKVAEHDEGEATRVELNGAATFVGLTRLNAVLEKQPANRPVHLDLGLVKAMDHTTAETLSEWISRRRQGGQRDRITGPDAILRPLPLAS, encoded by the coding sequence ATGACCTCGGTTTCCTCTGGCGTGGGAGACGGCCGCCAAGGCCTCTTCTCCCACTTCGGCCGCGATTTCACGGCGTCGATCGTCGTGTTCCTGGTCGCCATGCCGCTGTGCATGGGCATCGCCATCGCTTCGGGCGTGCCGCCTGAAAGGGGCCTCGTCACCGGCATCATCGGCGGCGTGGTCGTCGGCCTGCTGGCGGGTTCGCCGCTGCAGGTCAGCGGCCCGGCGGCCGGCCTTGCGGTCATCGTCTTCGAGTTCGTTCGCGAGAACGGACTCGAGGCGCTTGGTCCCGTGCTGCTTCTGGCAGGCGTGCTCCAGCTGATTGCCGGTGCGCTCAGGCTCGGCGGGCTGTTCCGCGCGATCAGCCCGGCTGTCGTTCACGGGATGCTGGCGGGTATCGGCGCGCTGATCGTCATCGGCCAGTTCCACATCCTGTTCGACGCGAAACCGCTGTCGAGTGGCCTCCAGAACCTCGCGGCGATGCCCGCGCGCGTCTTTGGCCTCGACTTCACCAATGCGGCTGCAACCGAAATGGCGCTGCTGATCGGCGTGCTTACGATCACCGTCATGCTCGCGTGGGAAAAGCTGCGTCCCAAGTCGATGGGTCTGGTTCCCGGCGCGCTGCTCGGCGTGGTTTCCGCCACGGCGGTTGCCTGGGGCATGGGCCTGGACGTCGCCCGCATCGAGGTGCCTGCCTCGATCGCCTCGGCTTTCAGCCTGCCGACCAGCGCCGCCTGGTTCGCGCCGCTGAGCCAGCCCGCGCTGCTCGTCGCAGCCGTCGCCATCGCCTTCATCGCCAGCGCCGAAACGCTGCTCTCTGCCGCTGCCGTCGATCGCATGCATGACGGCGTGCGTACCCACTACGACAAGGAACTGCGCGCGCAGGGCATCGGCAACTTCCTGTGCGGCGTCTTCGGCGCATTGCCGATGACGGGCGTGATCGTGCGCTCCTCGGCGAACGTGCAGGCAGGTGCAAAGACCCGCCTTTCGACGATCTTCCATGGCGTGTGGATCCTCGGTTTCGTCGCGCTGCTGCCCTGGCTGCTGCGCGAAGTACCGATGGCCGCGCTCGGCGGCGTGCTGGTCGTCACCGGCTGGAAGCTCGTCAGCCTCAAGCACGTCACGCACCTGTTCAAGGCGCATGGTCCGCTGCCCGCAGCGATCTGGGCCGCGACCTTCGTGCTGGTTGTCACCACCGACCTGCTGACCGGCGTGCTCGTCGGCCTGGCGCTCTCGGTCGTCGAACTGCTGCCGCACTACAAGCACCTGCGGCTCAAGGTCGCGGAGCATGACGAGGGTGAGGCGACCCGCGTGGAACTGAACGGTGCGGCCACCTTCGTCGGGCTCACCCGCCTGAATGCGGTGCTGGAGAAGCAGCCGGCCAACCGTCCGGTCCACCTCGACCTCGGCTTGGTCAAGGCGATGGACCATACCACGGCGGAGACGCTGTCCGAATGGATCAGCCGCCGCCGCCAGGGTGGCCAGCGTGACCGGATCACCGGTCCCGATGCCATCCTGCGCCCGCTGCCGCTGGCCAGCTGA